One stretch of Nicotiana tabacum cultivar K326 chromosome 18, ASM71507v2, whole genome shotgun sequence DNA includes these proteins:
- the LOC107761192 gene encoding uncharacterized protein LOC107761192 isoform X2, with product MLKTNLKGFGGYLSSMFQFIKTLAKISWVFLMLCYKKLLKFLNFRLLQCCHKKHLKLLENLLMLGRTSGDIMSIVHDCRKLGENATTSERGDTNLCNGSHMYPNYRKPKVAVVGSGPAGLFASLVLAEFGADVTLMERGQAVEKRGRDIGALVVRRILQEESNFCFGEGGAGTWSDGKLVTRIGRNSGSVLAVLETLVHFGAPQKILVDGKPHLGTDKLVPLLQNFRRYLEELGVNIMFGTRVDDLLVKDEHVVGVKVSDSSNNSSHFTSQKLGYDAVVLAVGHSARDTYQMLLSHGVNLVEKDFAVGLRVEHPQELINSIQYSGLANEVLSGRGKVPVADYKVVEYVNAEDIALPSNSGPINRSCYSFCMCPGGQVVLTSTDPSELCINGMSFSRRSSKWANAALVVTVSSKDFGALDLHGPLAGVEFQRMFERKAAAMGGGNFVLPVQTVTDFLDNKLSVTSLPASSYRLGVRAANLHELFPTHITSSLQQSLLKFDKELPGFISSSALLHGVETRTSSPVQISRSADTYECTSLKGLYPIGEGAGYAGGIVSAAVDGMYSGFALAKSLGLFHGSIESVLGKAQSAGVAKY from the exons ATGTTAAAAACAAATTTGAAGGGATTTGGAGGCTATCTAAGCTCAATGTTTCAGTTCATAAAGACCCTGGCAAAGATTTCTTGGGTCTTTCTGATGCTTTGCTACAAGAAATTGCTAAAGTTCTTGAATTTccg GTTGCTTCAATGTTGCCACAAGAAGCATTTAAAGTTGTTAGAAAATCTTTTGATGCTCGGAAG AACTTCTGGTGATATAATGAGCATAGTACACGATTGCCGAAAGTTGGGTGAGAATGCAACTACTTCAGAAAGGGGAGATACGAATCTCTGCAACGGATCACATATGTATCCAAATTATAGAAAACCAAAAGTTGCAGTTGTTGGTAGTGGGCCTGCGGGGTTGTTTGCTTCACTTGTGCTTGCTGAATTTGGAGCAGATGTTACACTGATGGAAAGGGGACAAGCCGTTGAGAAAAGGGGCCGTGATATTGGTGCGCTAGTTGTTCGACGGATATTGCAAGAGGAGAGCAACTTTTGCTTTGGGGAG GGTGGTGCAGGTACTTGGAGCGATGGGAAGCTAGTTACTAGAATTGGAAGAAACAGCGGTAGTGTTTTAGCA GTTTTGGAAACACTGGTCCATTTTGGAGCTCCACAgaaaattttggttgatggaaAACCTCATCTAGGAACTGATAAATTGGTTCCACTTCTTCAGAACTTCCGGCGTTACCTGGAAGAGTTGGGT GTCAATATCATGTTTGGAACAAGGGTAGATGATTTACTTGTCAAAGATGAACATGTGGTGGGAGTCAAGGTTTCTGACTCAAGCAATAACAGCTCACACTTCACGAGCCAGAAGTTGGGGTATGATGCAGTGGTTCTCGCAGTTGGGCATTCTGCACGTGATACATATCAGATGCTTCTTTCTCATGGTGTCAACCTGGTTGAGAAAGATTTTGCT GTTGGCCTGCGGGTTGAGCATCCTCAAGAATTAATCAACAGCATACAG TATTCTGGATTAGCCAATGAAGTTCTAAGTGGACGTGGAAAAGTGCCTGTCGCTGATTACAAGGTCGTTGAATATGTGAATGCTGAAGATATTGCCTTGCCTTCAAATTCTGGACCAATAAATCGCAGTTGTTACTCCTTTTGTATGTGTCCTGGTGGCCAG GTTGTTCTAACTAGTACAGATCCATCAGAGCTCTGTATAAATGGCATGTCCTTTTCTCGACGGTCATCTAAATGGGCAAATGCTGCACTTGTTGTTACTGTCTCGTCAAAGGATTTTGGTGCTTTGGACTTGCACGGACCTCTCGCTGGTGTTGAATTTCAG AGAATGTTTGAACGCAAAGCGGCTGCAATGGGCGGGGGCAATTTCGTGCTACCTGTTCAAACGGTGACTGATTTTCTTGACAACAAATTATCAG TGACATCATTGCCGGCTTCCAGTTATAGATTAGGAGTAAGAGCAGCGAATCTCCACGAATTATTCCCTACTCACATAACCAGCTCTCTGCAACAATCACTTTTAAAGTTTGACAAAGAG TTACCGGGATTTATTTCCAGTAGTGCTCTTCTTCATGGAGTAGAG ACAAGAACTAGTTCACCTGTCCAGATTTCTCGAAGCGCTGATACTTACGAGTGCACATCACTAAAAGGACTTTACCCTATCGGAGAAGGAGCGGGTTATGCTGGTGGGATAGTAAGTGCAGCAGTTGATGGCATGTACAGTGGATTTGCATTAGCGAAAAGTTTAGGTCTTTTTCATGGCAGCATCGAGTCGGTTTTAGGGAAGGCTCAGAGTGCTGGAGTTGCAAAGTACTAA
- the LOC107761191 gene encoding replication factor C subunit 1 isoform X2 — MSDIRKWFMKQHDKGTGNGSMSKNAPEKPSAEKPSPENLVQEGQETAGRRKTSKYFATDKVKAKEEKVEAVSAKRKAQNAGGSSSVNEKPPAAKRIHKAEDDDDFVLPASAMGSRGATPTKKSASGSGRGPARKSVISDESDDDLKDTKSDLKPTGRGRGGRAAQTGGKGIPLDESDDDASADKDTKSGGRGRGGKGPSAAPSGGRGRGGGGRGGFMNFGERKDPPHKGEKEVPEGASNCLAGLTFVISGTLDSLEREEAEDLIKRHGGRVTGSVSKKTNYLLCDEDIEGRKSSKAKELGTAFLTEDGLFNMIRSSKKSKPATQPESKKSVDTVVSPAKRNSQNTSDGTGSTATKILAAKELTPSASPAKRKGQAKESSLPWTEKYRPKAIVDIIGNKSLVEQIQRWLESWDEHFLNAASKGKGKKQNDSGAKKAVLLSGMPGIGKTTSAKVVSQLLGFQTIEVNASDSRGKADSKIEKGIGGSTANSIKELVSNESLGANIGRSHHQKTVLIMDEVDGMSAGDRGGVADLIASIKLSKIPIICICNDRYSQKLKSLVNYCLPIVFRKPTKQQMAKRLKQVANAEGLQVNEIALEELAERVGGDMRMALNQLQYMSLSKSVIQYDDIRQRLLSSSKDEDISPFKAVELLFDFNAKNLKIDRRIDLSMSDLDLVPLLIQENYLNYKPSSLGKDDDGLKRMSLIARAADSIANGDLINVQIRRYQQWQLSPAGCLSSCIIPASLLHGQRQTLEQGERNFNRFGGWLGKNSTMGKNYRILEDLHVHLLASRESYLGRANLRLDYFTLLTKKLTDPLKLLPKDEAVENVVDFMDSYSISQDDFDNIVEISKFKGHPNPLDGVQPVVKAALTRAYNKGSKSRVIRTADLISLPGIKKAPKKRVAAMLEPLDEGLAEENGEAIAEDEENSSETEDIDVEKKLESDLQSLNLKGIQVNVDLKGAGGKKPSAGRGRGSSSSSREKGGAESSGKRGGRGSGATKRKR, encoded by the exons ATG TCAGATATCAGAAAATGGTTCATGAAGCAGCATGACAAAGGTACGGGTAATGGGAGCATGTCCAAGAATGCTCCAGAAAAGCCTTCAGCAGAAAAGCCTTCTCCAGAAAACCTG GTACAAGAGGGACAAGAGACTGCCGGCAGAAGGAAAACTAGTAAATATTTTGCTACAGACAAGGTGAAggcaaaagaagaaaaagtagaGGCAGTATCAGCAAAAAGAAAAGCTCAAAATGCTGGTGGAAGTTCATCAGTTAATGAGAAGCCACCAGCTGCGAAAAGAATTCACAAAGCTGAGGATGACGATGACTTTGTACTGCCTGCATCTGCAATGGGATCCAGAGGTGCCACTCCCACCAAAAAGTCGGCAAGTGGCTCTGGAAGGGGACCTGCACGGAAGTCTGTGATCAGTGATGAAAGTGACGATGATCTTAAGGATACAAAATCTGATCTCAAACCTACTGGAAGAGGGCGTGGTGGACGAGCAGCTCAGACTGGTGGAAAAGGCATCCCTCTTGATGAAAGTGATGATGATGCCTCAGCTGATAAGGACACCAAATCTGGTGGACGAGGCCGTGGTGGTAAAGGACCATCTGCAGCACCAAGTGGTGGACGAGGCAGAGGCGGTGGAGGACGGGGCGGTTTCATGAATTTTGGTGAAAGAAAAGACCCTCCTCACAAGGGGGAAAAG GAAGTTCCTGAAGGTGCCTCAAACTGTTTAGCTGGTTTGACTTTTGTAATTAGTGGAACTCTGGACAG TTTAGAAAGAGAAGAAGCTGAGGATTTGATTAAACGCCATGGTGGTCGTGTCACAGGATCTGTTAGCAAGAAAACG AATTATCTTTTATGCGATGAAGACATCGAGGGACGGAAATCCTCTAAAGCCAAGGAACTCGG AACTGCATTTCTCACTGAGGATGGTTTGTTCAATATGATCCGGTCATCAAAGAAATCAAAACCAGCTACACAACCCGAGTCAAAGAAATCGGTGGACACTGTTGTTTCTCCTGCAAAGAGAAATTCACAAAATACAA GTGATGGAACTGGAAGCACTGCCACAAAGATTTTAGCTGCCAAAGAATTGACACCTAGTGCATCTCCTGCCAAGAGGAAAGGCCAAGCTAAAGAGTCTTCACTACCATGGACAGAAAAATACAGGCCCAAAGCTATTGTAGACATAATAGGGAATAAGTCACTG GTAGAACAGATTCAGCGTTGGCTGGAGAGCTGGGATGAGCATTTTCTAAATGCAGCTAGTAAGGGGAAGGGGAAAAAACAGAATGACTCTGGTGCTAAAAAGGCAGTTCTGTTGAGTGGTATGCCGGGTATAGGGAAGACTACATCAGCAAAGGTGGTTAGTCAGCTACTGGGTTTCCAAACTATCGAG GTAAATGCTAGTGATAGTCGTGGAAAGGCTGATTCAAAAATTGAGAAAGGAATTGGTGGTAGTACTGCTAATTCCATAAAAGAACTAGTTAGCAATGAATCACTAGGTGCTAATATTGGCAG ATCGCACCATCAGAAGACTGTTCTGATTATGGATGAGGTTGATGGCATGTCTGCTGGAGATAGAGGTGGTGTTGCCGATCTTATTGCTAGCATCAAGTTATCCAAAATTCCTATTATCTGCATTTGTAATGATCGCTACAGTCAGAAATTGAAGAGCCTTGTCAATTATTGCTTACCAATTGTCTTCCGAAAACCGACTAAACAGCAG ATGGCAAAGAGGTTAAAGCAAGTGGCAAATGCTGAAGGCCTTCAAGTCAATGAG ATTGCTCTTGAGGAATTGGCAGAACGTGTTGGTGGCGATATGCGTATGGCTCTAAATCAATTGCAATACATGAGTCTCTCCAAGTCTGTGATCCAATACGATGATATAAGACAGCGCCTTCTAAGCAGTTCAAAGGATGAAGACATCTCACCCTTCAAAGCTGTCGAACT GCTGTTTGATTTTAATGCCAAGAACTTGAAAATAGATCGAAGAATTGATCTAAGTATGAGTGACCTAGATCTTGTCCCGCTTCTTATACAG GAGAACTATCTCAATTACAAGCCAAGTTCTCTTGGCAAAGATGATGATGGTTTAAAGCGGATGAGCCTAATCGCGCGTGCTGCTGACTCTATTGCAAATGGTGATTTAATAAATGTACAGATTCGTAGATACCAGCAGTGGCAACTATCTCCAGCTGGTTGCCTTTCGTCTTGCATAATTCC TGCTTCGTTGTTGCATGGACAGAGGCAGACTCTTGAGCAG GGAGAACGCAACTTTAATAGGTTTGGTGGCTGGCTAGGAAAGAACTCTACAATGGGAAAGAATTACCGAATTTTGGAGGACTTGCATGTTCACCTACTCGCTTCTCGTGAATCATATTTGGGAAG GGCAAACCTGAGACTTGACTACTTTACTCTTCTTACAAAGAAGTTGACAGATCCATTAAAACTGCTACCTAAG GATGAAGCTGTCGAGAACGTTGTGGATTTCATGGATTCATACTCTATAAGCCAGGATGACTTCGATAATATTGTGGAGATATCAAAATTCAAG GGACATCCAAATCCACTGGATGGTGTTCAGCCTGTTGTGAAAGCTGCACTGACAAGGGCATACAACAAAGGAAGCAAATCACGTGTTATTCGCACAGCAGATTTAATATCCCTTCCTGGAATTAAAAAAGCTCCCAAGAAGCGGGTTGCAGCGATGCTGGAGCCACTAGATGAAGGCTTAGCTGAAGAAAATGGTGAAGCAATTGCTGAAGATGAAGAGAACTCATCAGAGACAGAGGATATAG ATGTTGAGAAAAAGTTGGAGTCAGATCTTCAGAGTCTCAATTTGAAGG GAATCCAAGTAAATGTAGATCTGAAGGGTGCTGGTGGAAAGAAGCCGTCTgctggaagaggaagaggaagttCTAGTAGCAGCAGGGAGAAAGGAGGCGCTGAATCCTCGGGCAAGAGAGGTGGCCGGGGTTCTGGAGCTACCAAGAGAAAGAGGTGA
- the LOC107761192 gene encoding uncharacterized protein LOC107761192 isoform X1 — MYMASFKISLPSNFSFLNSNPKFTFPKIKSFPLLSTPFCIKCSKRVKRRGKLRYPSEKKKLKQQQEEAQVDVKNKFEGIWRLSKLNVSVHKDPGKDFLGLSDALLQEIAKVLEFPVASMLPQEAFKVVRKSFDARKLQKEPKFVYSVDMDVQKLINLEPRTWEFISELEPKVGLIEHLPHDRTSGDIMSIVHDCRKLGENATTSERGDTNLCNGSHMYPNYRKPKVAVVGSGPAGLFASLVLAEFGADVTLMERGQAVEKRGRDIGALVVRRILQEESNFCFGEGGAGTWSDGKLVTRIGRNSGSVLAVLETLVHFGAPQKILVDGKPHLGTDKLVPLLQNFRRYLEELGVNIMFGTRVDDLLVKDEHVVGVKVSDSSNNSSHFTSQKLGYDAVVLAVGHSARDTYQMLLSHGVNLVEKDFAVGLRVEHPQELINSIQYSGLANEVLSGRGKVPVADYKVVEYVNAEDIALPSNSGPINRSCYSFCMCPGGQVVLTSTDPSELCINGMSFSRRSSKWANAALVVTVSSKDFGALDLHGPLAGVEFQRMFERKAAAMGGGNFVLPVQTVTDFLDNKLSVTSLPASSYRLGVRAANLHELFPTHITSSLQQSLLKFDKELPGFISSSALLHGVETRTSSPVQISRSADTYECTSLKGLYPIGEGAGYAGGIVSAAVDGMYSGFALAKSLGLFHGSIESVLGKAQSAGVAKY, encoded by the exons ATGTACATGGCTTCTTTCAAAATCTCACTCCCTTCTAATTTTTCATTCTTGAACTCAAACCCCAAATTCACATTCCCAAAAATTAAATCTTTTCCACTTTTGTCAACCCCTTTTTGCATTAAATGTTCAAAGAGGGTAAAAAGAAGGGGAAAATTAAGGTACCCATCAGAGAAAAAGAAGCTGAAACAGCAACAAGAAGAAGCTCAAGTTGATGTTAAAAACAAATTTGAAGGGATTTGGAGGCTATCTAAGCTCAATGTTTCAGTTCATAAAGACCCTGGCAAAGATTTCTTGGGTCTTTCTGATGCTTTGCTACAAGAAATTGCTAAAGTTCTTGAATTTccg GTTGCTTCAATGTTGCCACAAGAAGCATTTAAAGTTGTTAGAAAATCTTTTGATGCTCGGAAG TTGCAAAAGGAACCGAAGTTTGTGTATTCAGTGGATATGGATGTCCAAAAACTAATAAATTTAGAGCCTCGTACTTGGGAATTCATCTCTGAATTGGAACCCAAGGTTGGCCTAATTGAACATTTGCCTCATGACAGAACTTCTGGTGATATAATGAGCATAGTACACGATTGCCGAAAGTTGGGTGAGAATGCAACTACTTCAGAAAGGGGAGATACGAATCTCTGCAACGGATCACATATGTATCCAAATTATAGAAAACCAAAAGTTGCAGTTGTTGGTAGTGGGCCTGCGGGGTTGTTTGCTTCACTTGTGCTTGCTGAATTTGGAGCAGATGTTACACTGATGGAAAGGGGACAAGCCGTTGAGAAAAGGGGCCGTGATATTGGTGCGCTAGTTGTTCGACGGATATTGCAAGAGGAGAGCAACTTTTGCTTTGGGGAG GGTGGTGCAGGTACTTGGAGCGATGGGAAGCTAGTTACTAGAATTGGAAGAAACAGCGGTAGTGTTTTAGCA GTTTTGGAAACACTGGTCCATTTTGGAGCTCCACAgaaaattttggttgatggaaAACCTCATCTAGGAACTGATAAATTGGTTCCACTTCTTCAGAACTTCCGGCGTTACCTGGAAGAGTTGGGT GTCAATATCATGTTTGGAACAAGGGTAGATGATTTACTTGTCAAAGATGAACATGTGGTGGGAGTCAAGGTTTCTGACTCAAGCAATAACAGCTCACACTTCACGAGCCAGAAGTTGGGGTATGATGCAGTGGTTCTCGCAGTTGGGCATTCTGCACGTGATACATATCAGATGCTTCTTTCTCATGGTGTCAACCTGGTTGAGAAAGATTTTGCT GTTGGCCTGCGGGTTGAGCATCCTCAAGAATTAATCAACAGCATACAG TATTCTGGATTAGCCAATGAAGTTCTAAGTGGACGTGGAAAAGTGCCTGTCGCTGATTACAAGGTCGTTGAATATGTGAATGCTGAAGATATTGCCTTGCCTTCAAATTCTGGACCAATAAATCGCAGTTGTTACTCCTTTTGTATGTGTCCTGGTGGCCAG GTTGTTCTAACTAGTACAGATCCATCAGAGCTCTGTATAAATGGCATGTCCTTTTCTCGACGGTCATCTAAATGGGCAAATGCTGCACTTGTTGTTACTGTCTCGTCAAAGGATTTTGGTGCTTTGGACTTGCACGGACCTCTCGCTGGTGTTGAATTTCAG AGAATGTTTGAACGCAAAGCGGCTGCAATGGGCGGGGGCAATTTCGTGCTACCTGTTCAAACGGTGACTGATTTTCTTGACAACAAATTATCAG TGACATCATTGCCGGCTTCCAGTTATAGATTAGGAGTAAGAGCAGCGAATCTCCACGAATTATTCCCTACTCACATAACCAGCTCTCTGCAACAATCACTTTTAAAGTTTGACAAAGAG TTACCGGGATTTATTTCCAGTAGTGCTCTTCTTCATGGAGTAGAG ACAAGAACTAGTTCACCTGTCCAGATTTCTCGAAGCGCTGATACTTACGAGTGCACATCACTAAAAGGACTTTACCCTATCGGAGAAGGAGCGGGTTATGCTGGTGGGATAGTAAGTGCAGCAGTTGATGGCATGTACAGTGGATTTGCATTAGCGAAAAGTTTAGGTCTTTTTCATGGCAGCATCGAGTCGGTTTTAGGGAAGGCTCAGAGTGCTGGAGTTGCAAAGTACTAA
- the LOC107761191 gene encoding replication factor C subunit 1 isoform X1 has translation MSDIRKWFMKQHDKGTGNGSMSKNAPEKPSAEKPSPENLVQEGQETAGRRKTSKYFATDKVKAKEEKVEAVSAKRKAQNAGGSSSVNEKPPAAKRIHKAEDDDDFVLPASAMGSRGATPTKKSASGSGRGPARKSVISDESDDDLKDTKSDLKPTGRGRGGRAAQTGGKGIPLDESDDDASADKDTKSGGRGRGGKGPSAAPSGGRGRGGGGRGGFMNFGERKDPPHKGEKEVPEGASNCLAGLTFVISGTLDSLEREEAEDLIKRHGGRVTGSVSKKTNYLLCDEDIEGRKSSKAKELGTAFLTEDGLFNMIRSSKKSKPATQPESKKSVDTVVSPAKRNSQNTSDGTGSTATKILAAKELTPSASPAKRKGQAKESSLPWTEKYRPKAIVDIIGNKSLVEQIQRWLESWDEHFLNAASKGKGKKQNDSGAKKAVLLSGMPGIGKTTSAKVVSQLLGFQTIEVNASDSRGKADSKIEKGIGGSTANSIKELVSNESLGANIGRSHHQKTVLIMDEVDGMSAGDRGGVADLIASIKLSKIPIICICNDRYSQKLKSLVNYCLPIVFRKPTKQQYTNEYMQYTYASQCTFHSVLLWTRSKLPLAPMAKRLKQVANAEGLQVNEIALEELAERVGGDMRMALNQLQYMSLSKSVIQYDDIRQRLLSSSKDEDISPFKAVELLFDFNAKNLKIDRRIDLSMSDLDLVPLLIQENYLNYKPSSLGKDDDGLKRMSLIARAADSIANGDLINVQIRRYQQWQLSPAGCLSSCIIPASLLHGQRQTLEQGERNFNRFGGWLGKNSTMGKNYRILEDLHVHLLASRESYLGRANLRLDYFTLLTKKLTDPLKLLPKDEAVENVVDFMDSYSISQDDFDNIVEISKFKGHPNPLDGVQPVVKAALTRAYNKGSKSRVIRTADLISLPGIKKAPKKRVAAMLEPLDEGLAEENGEAIAEDEENSSETEDIDVEKKLESDLQSLNLKGIQVNVDLKGAGGKKPSAGRGRGSSSSSREKGGAESSGKRGGRGSGATKRKR, from the exons ATG TCAGATATCAGAAAATGGTTCATGAAGCAGCATGACAAAGGTACGGGTAATGGGAGCATGTCCAAGAATGCTCCAGAAAAGCCTTCAGCAGAAAAGCCTTCTCCAGAAAACCTG GTACAAGAGGGACAAGAGACTGCCGGCAGAAGGAAAACTAGTAAATATTTTGCTACAGACAAGGTGAAggcaaaagaagaaaaagtagaGGCAGTATCAGCAAAAAGAAAAGCTCAAAATGCTGGTGGAAGTTCATCAGTTAATGAGAAGCCACCAGCTGCGAAAAGAATTCACAAAGCTGAGGATGACGATGACTTTGTACTGCCTGCATCTGCAATGGGATCCAGAGGTGCCACTCCCACCAAAAAGTCGGCAAGTGGCTCTGGAAGGGGACCTGCACGGAAGTCTGTGATCAGTGATGAAAGTGACGATGATCTTAAGGATACAAAATCTGATCTCAAACCTACTGGAAGAGGGCGTGGTGGACGAGCAGCTCAGACTGGTGGAAAAGGCATCCCTCTTGATGAAAGTGATGATGATGCCTCAGCTGATAAGGACACCAAATCTGGTGGACGAGGCCGTGGTGGTAAAGGACCATCTGCAGCACCAAGTGGTGGACGAGGCAGAGGCGGTGGAGGACGGGGCGGTTTCATGAATTTTGGTGAAAGAAAAGACCCTCCTCACAAGGGGGAAAAG GAAGTTCCTGAAGGTGCCTCAAACTGTTTAGCTGGTTTGACTTTTGTAATTAGTGGAACTCTGGACAG TTTAGAAAGAGAAGAAGCTGAGGATTTGATTAAACGCCATGGTGGTCGTGTCACAGGATCTGTTAGCAAGAAAACG AATTATCTTTTATGCGATGAAGACATCGAGGGACGGAAATCCTCTAAAGCCAAGGAACTCGG AACTGCATTTCTCACTGAGGATGGTTTGTTCAATATGATCCGGTCATCAAAGAAATCAAAACCAGCTACACAACCCGAGTCAAAGAAATCGGTGGACACTGTTGTTTCTCCTGCAAAGAGAAATTCACAAAATACAA GTGATGGAACTGGAAGCACTGCCACAAAGATTTTAGCTGCCAAAGAATTGACACCTAGTGCATCTCCTGCCAAGAGGAAAGGCCAAGCTAAAGAGTCTTCACTACCATGGACAGAAAAATACAGGCCCAAAGCTATTGTAGACATAATAGGGAATAAGTCACTG GTAGAACAGATTCAGCGTTGGCTGGAGAGCTGGGATGAGCATTTTCTAAATGCAGCTAGTAAGGGGAAGGGGAAAAAACAGAATGACTCTGGTGCTAAAAAGGCAGTTCTGTTGAGTGGTATGCCGGGTATAGGGAAGACTACATCAGCAAAGGTGGTTAGTCAGCTACTGGGTTTCCAAACTATCGAG GTAAATGCTAGTGATAGTCGTGGAAAGGCTGATTCAAAAATTGAGAAAGGAATTGGTGGTAGTACTGCTAATTCCATAAAAGAACTAGTTAGCAATGAATCACTAGGTGCTAATATTGGCAG ATCGCACCATCAGAAGACTGTTCTGATTATGGATGAGGTTGATGGCATGTCTGCTGGAGATAGAGGTGGTGTTGCCGATCTTATTGCTAGCATCAAGTTATCCAAAATTCCTATTATCTGCATTTGTAATGATCGCTACAGTCAGAAATTGAAGAGCCTTGTCAATTATTGCTTACCAATTGTCTTCCGAAAACCGACTAAACAGCAG TACACTAATGAATATATGCAATATACTTATGCTAGTCAGTGTACCTTCCACAGTGTCCTGTTATGGACAAGATCCAAGCTACCCTTAGCTCCA ATGGCAAAGAGGTTAAAGCAAGTGGCAAATGCTGAAGGCCTTCAAGTCAATGAG ATTGCTCTTGAGGAATTGGCAGAACGTGTTGGTGGCGATATGCGTATGGCTCTAAATCAATTGCAATACATGAGTCTCTCCAAGTCTGTGATCCAATACGATGATATAAGACAGCGCCTTCTAAGCAGTTCAAAGGATGAAGACATCTCACCCTTCAAAGCTGTCGAACT GCTGTTTGATTTTAATGCCAAGAACTTGAAAATAGATCGAAGAATTGATCTAAGTATGAGTGACCTAGATCTTGTCCCGCTTCTTATACAG GAGAACTATCTCAATTACAAGCCAAGTTCTCTTGGCAAAGATGATGATGGTTTAAAGCGGATGAGCCTAATCGCGCGTGCTGCTGACTCTATTGCAAATGGTGATTTAATAAATGTACAGATTCGTAGATACCAGCAGTGGCAACTATCTCCAGCTGGTTGCCTTTCGTCTTGCATAATTCC TGCTTCGTTGTTGCATGGACAGAGGCAGACTCTTGAGCAG GGAGAACGCAACTTTAATAGGTTTGGTGGCTGGCTAGGAAAGAACTCTACAATGGGAAAGAATTACCGAATTTTGGAGGACTTGCATGTTCACCTACTCGCTTCTCGTGAATCATATTTGGGAAG GGCAAACCTGAGACTTGACTACTTTACTCTTCTTACAAAGAAGTTGACAGATCCATTAAAACTGCTACCTAAG GATGAAGCTGTCGAGAACGTTGTGGATTTCATGGATTCATACTCTATAAGCCAGGATGACTTCGATAATATTGTGGAGATATCAAAATTCAAG GGACATCCAAATCCACTGGATGGTGTTCAGCCTGTTGTGAAAGCTGCACTGACAAGGGCATACAACAAAGGAAGCAAATCACGTGTTATTCGCACAGCAGATTTAATATCCCTTCCTGGAATTAAAAAAGCTCCCAAGAAGCGGGTTGCAGCGATGCTGGAGCCACTAGATGAAGGCTTAGCTGAAGAAAATGGTGAAGCAATTGCTGAAGATGAAGAGAACTCATCAGAGACAGAGGATATAG ATGTTGAGAAAAAGTTGGAGTCAGATCTTCAGAGTCTCAATTTGAAGG GAATCCAAGTAAATGTAGATCTGAAGGGTGCTGGTGGAAAGAAGCCGTCTgctggaagaggaagaggaagttCTAGTAGCAGCAGGGAGAAAGGAGGCGCTGAATCCTCGGGCAAGAGAGGTGGCCGGGGTTCTGGAGCTACCAAGAGAAAGAGGTGA